The Leptospira harrisiae genome segment TTAGTACCAACCTTGCTTTTTATAGGATATATATATGAAGTATTTTCATTTTCCTTTGTTCGTACTTTCTAGTTTTCTCTTTAGCTGTAACATACTTCCGTTCCAGAAAAAAGAAACTAATAATGATATGCTGCTTGCCGCACTTGGGATTTTGGCAACAGCTTCCGATTGGGTTTGGGATTTGCCACCAGGTTTTCCGCAGCCCATCGTTCCGTCTGATAACCCCATGTCCAAAGCAAAAGTAGAACTGGGCAGGCATTTGTTTTATGAAAAGAAATTGTCAGGGAATGGTACGATGGCTTGTAGCAGTTGCCATTTTCAATCATTGGCATTTGCAGACGGGAAAGATTTTCCAAGTGGAATTACGGGCCAATCTCATCCAAGAAATGCACAACATCTTTCTAATGTAGCCTATATGCCAAGACTTACCTGGAGTAATCCGAAAATGTCAAGTTTGGAGATTCAAGCACGTGCTCCCATGTTTGGCGAAACTCCGATTGAACTTGGCCTGCAGAATAATAATTTTCTGAATGAATTATCATCTAATGCAATTTATCCACCTATGTTTCAGCGAGCGTTTGGTGGTTCTGGGATTACCGAACAAAATGTACGATATGCCCTTGCTAGTTTCCAAAGATCAATGATTTCAGGAAATTCAAGATATGATCAATATACTTTTCGAAATAATAAATCATCCTTAACTGCTTCTGAGATTCGAGGACTCAATTTATTTAATGGGGAAGTGGCAGAATGTTTTCACTGTCATGGTGGATTTAATTTTACGGATACTTCCTTTCATGGTGGAGCAATAGAAGAATTCTTTTACCATAGTAATGGAATTCATGATGATGCATACTATGCGGGTGTTCCCAGTAATAAACGAGGATTGTTTGATTTAACAGGTGTTGCTTCAGATACGGGAAAATTCCGAGCACCGTCGTTGCGTAATATTGGGGTTACTTATCCTTATATGCATGATGGAATTTTTATGTGTGCGGATGCGAACAATCCAGACAAACCTGCAGGAAGTGGGAAAACTAAGGTTGATTGCGCACGCGATGCATTGACGCAAGTGGTAGATCATTACAGATCTGGAGGTCAAAATCATACAGTAAAAGATAGCACTTTAATTCGTGCTTTCACCATAACAAATTCCCAACGAGATGATATGGTGAATTTCCTTTTAGCACTGACCGATGACGAGTTTTTATCGAATCCAAAATTTGCGAGTCCCTTTTAATGAAGCGCCTGATCTTTCAAATTTGGGCTGTACCGTTTTTCGTATTTTTATTCACCCACTGTACCTTTGGTTCGGTGGGCGATAGCAATAAGGAAAAAATGGAAATCCTTCAGAACTTAATTTTTTTTAATAACAACCAGACGATTCCTATTGGAACGAATCTGCGAAGTTACGATGACCAAGCGGATGATAATCTAAATCAGTTTAGTTTAACTAGTAATTCTGTAGTTTACAATATCACCATTCAAAGTAGTACTTATATCAATTGGGAAACTGGAACTTACCGCATCAATCCACCTAATCAGGTTTTAGGTGTCTCTACTTCTGGTTCGGAAAAAAGTTCTAACGCAACTGCAAAAACTCATACTCCCTATACTGTGCCTCTCGATTTGCCAGCCGATGATTTGTACGGAAAATCCTATGCATTCTTACCCACAGGAATTGTATCGAATATCACTCAATTCAATAGCACAATGGAAACTGGTGCTAGTTTTCTTTTTCCATACACGAAGATTTCGAGTATGCCATTAGGAGTGGTAGCGGTTGCGAATGTGAGTTGGGAGGAGATTTCTATCAGGATGGATGTCGCAGGAAAGGATGTAACAATTTTACTTCCACAAGGAAATAAATCCATTACTCCTAAATGTAAAATCCCAATTAAACCTAGTCGATCTGGCAATATTGAAATTTTATTTTCTTTATCTTCACTTTTCCAAGATCGCACCGTTTCTGGCACACCTCTGCGGTTTTTACAACAATTGTCACTCGTGGCGGGGCCTGTAGTCATTTCTAAAGTATCCAATATAAATTTATACAATATACTTCTACAAAATCTCCAAGCAGAAGATATCGTTTTTAGTTTTCCCGGTTGTTTCCCTGGAGTGGAACGATGAAACAAAGTGTTTTAGTTTTATTTCTTTTTTTAATTAGCTTTCAATCGATTCATTCGCATCACACGGGTTCGTCGGATAGTCCCAATGCAACAGCAAGGTTTGTGGATCCATTTACTGGAAAACGAGAAAAACCAACCAACTATTTGGTAATGACACAAGATTATTATCAATCGACTCGTGAAAATAGTCATCTATTCACAACGACAGCA includes the following:
- a CDS encoding MbnH family di-heme enzyme: MKYFHFPLFVLSSFLFSCNILPFQKKETNNDMLLAALGILATASDWVWDLPPGFPQPIVPSDNPMSKAKVELGRHLFYEKKLSGNGTMACSSCHFQSLAFADGKDFPSGITGQSHPRNAQHLSNVAYMPRLTWSNPKMSSLEIQARAPMFGETPIELGLQNNNFLNELSSNAIYPPMFQRAFGGSGITEQNVRYALASFQRSMISGNSRYDQYTFRNNKSSLTASEIRGLNLFNGEVAECFHCHGGFNFTDTSFHGGAIEEFFYHSNGIHDDAYYAGVPSNKRGLFDLTGVASDTGKFRAPSLRNIGVTYPYMHDGIFMCADANNPDKPAGSGKTKVDCARDALTQVVDHYRSGGQNHTVKDSTLIRAFTITNSQRDDMVNFLLALTDDEFLSNPKFASPF